The Coffea eugenioides isolate CCC68of chromosome 8, Ceug_1.0, whole genome shotgun sequence genome has a segment encoding these proteins:
- the LOC113781457 gene encoding 7-deoxyloganetin glucosyltransferase isoform X1 translates to MRTLNSNRYQKKPHAVCIPYPAQGHINPMLKLAKLLHHKGFHITFVNTEFNHKRLLKSRGPDALNGLPDFQFKAIPDGLPPSDVDATQDVPSLCESTTTHCLGPFRDLLAELNDPSSSQVPPVSCIVSDGVMSFTLEAAAELGVPEILFWTPSACGFLGYMHYAKLIEKGLTPLKDASYLSNGYLEQAIDWIPAMKDIRLRDLPSFLRTTNPDDYMTKFVLQETERSKKALAIILNTFEELEDDVINALSAILPPIYAIGPLQFLQKEVKDERLSVLGSNLWKEEPECLEWLDSKDHNSVVYVNFGSITVMTADQLVEFAWGLANSKQTFLWIIRPDLVSGDSAILPPEFLEETKDRGLLASWCPQEQVLSHPAIGGFLTHSGWNSTLESICSGVPMICWPFFAEQQTNCWFCCTKWGNGLEIDNNVKREEVESLVTELMVREKGKDMKKKALEWKNKAEEAAKSSGGSSYSNLEKVVQVLLSK, encoded by the exons ATGCGTACACTCAATTCTAACAGGTATCAAA AAAAGCCTCATGCTGTTTGTATTCCATATCCAGCACAGGGTCACATAAACCCTATGCTGAAACTAGCCAAGCTCCTTCATCATAAAGGGTTTCATATAACCTTTGTTAACACAGAATTCAACCACAAACGTTTGCTCAAGTCTAGAGGTCCTGATGCCCTCAATGGCTTGCCTGATTTCCAGTTTAAAGCCATTCCTGATGGGCTTCCTCCTTCTGATGTTGATGCCACCCAAGACGTTCCCTCCCTTTGTGAATCCACCACTACTCATTGCTTAGGTCCATTTAGAGATCTCCTTGCAGAACTTAATGATCCCTCCTCATCACAAGTTCCCCCTGTTTCTTGCATAGTTTCTGATGGTGTCATGAGCTTTACTCTTGAAGCTGCCGCAGAACTAGGCGTCCCAGAAATATTGTTTTGGACTCCTAGTGCATGTGGATTCCTGGGTTATATGCACTATGCTAAGCTCATAGAAAAGGGTCTCACACCACTCAAAG ATGCAAGTTACTTGTCAAATGGATACCTTGAGCAAGCTATAGATTGGATTCCCGCGATGAAAGATATACGTCTGAGAGATCTTCCAAGTTTCTTAAGAACTACAAATCCGGATGACTACATGACAAAGTTCGTGTTGCAAGAGACTGAGAGATCCAAGAAGGCTTTAGCTATTATTTTGAACACATTTGAGGAGCTGGAAGATGATGTTATAAACGCTCTGTCTGCCATCCTTCCTCCCATCTACGCCATTGGGCCTCTACAGTTTCTCCAGAAAGAGGTGAAAGACGAGAGGTTATCAGTTTTAGGGTCAAATCTTTGGAAAGAAGAGCCCGAGTGCCTAGAATGGCTTGATTCAAAGGATCACAATTCTGTTGTCTATGTAAACTTTGGAAGCATCACTGTTATGACTGCTGACCAGCTTGTGGAGTTTGCATGGGGACTTGCAAACAGTAAACAAACATTTTTGTGGATCATTAGGCCTGATCTTGTCTCTGGCGACTCTGCAATTCTTCCTCCTGAATTTTTGGAGGAAACTAAAGATAGAGGCCTACTAGCAAGCTGGTGCCCTCAGGAACAAGTTCTTAGCCATCCTGCCATTGGAGGATTCTTAACTCATAGCGGATGGAATTCAACTCTCGAGAGCATCTGTAGTGGGGTGCCCATGATTTGTTGGCCGTTTTTCGCCGAACAACAGACCAATTGCTGGTTCTGCTGCACCAAATGGGGCAATGGATTGGAGATAGACAATAATGTTAAGAGGGAAGAGGTTGAGAGCCTAGTGACTGAGTTGATGGTTAGAGAAAAGGGAAAGGACATGAAGAAAAAAGCCTTGGAGTGGAAGAACAAGGCTGAAGAAGCAGCTAAAAGTTCGGGTGGCTCTTCTTACTCCAATTTGGAGAAGGTGGTCCAGGTGCTTCTCTCCAAGTAA
- the LOC113781457 gene encoding 7-deoxyloganetin glucosyltransferase isoform X4, giving the protein MGSMSLPEKPHAVCIPYPAQGHINPMLKLAKLLHHKGFHITFVNTEFNHKRLLKSRGPDALNGLPDFQFKAIPDGLPPSDVDATQDDLSNGYLEQAIDWIPAMKDIRLRDLPSFLRTTNPDDYMTKFVLQETERSKKALAIILNTFEELEDDVINALSAILPPIYAIGPLQFLQKEVKDERLSVLGSNLWKEEPECLEWLDSKDHNSVVYVNFGSITVMTADQLVEFAWGLANSKQTFLWIIRPDLVSGDSAILPPEFLEETKDRGLLASWCPQEQVLSHPAIGGFLTHSGWNSTLESICSGVPMICWPFFAEQQTNCWFCCTKWGNGLEIDNNVKREEVESLVTELMVREKGKDMKKKALEWKNKAEEAAKSSGGSSYSNLEKVVQVLLSK; this is encoded by the exons ATGGGTTCCATGTCTCTGCCAGAAAAGCCTCATGCTGTTTGTATTCCATATCCAGCACAGGGTCACATAAACCCTATGCTGAAACTAGCCAAGCTCCTTCATCATAAAGGGTTTCATATAACCTTTGTTAACACAGAATTCAACCACAAACGTTTGCTCAAGTCTAGAGGTCCTGATGCCCTCAATGGCTTGCCTGATTTCCAGTTTAAAGCCATTCCTGATGGGCTTCCTCCTTCTGATGTTGATGCCACCCAAGACG ACTTGTCAAATGGATACCTTGAGCAAGCTATAGATTGGATTCCCGCGATGAAAGATATACGTCTGAGAGATCTTCCAAGTTTCTTAAGAACTACAAATCCGGATGACTACATGACAAAGTTCGTGTTGCAAGAGACTGAGAGATCCAAGAAGGCTTTAGCTATTATTTTGAACACATTTGAGGAGCTGGAAGATGATGTTATAAACGCTCTGTCTGCCATCCTTCCTCCCATCTACGCCATTGGGCCTCTACAGTTTCTCCAGAAAGAGGTGAAAGACGAGAGGTTATCAGTTTTAGGGTCAAATCTTTGGAAAGAAGAGCCCGAGTGCCTAGAATGGCTTGATTCAAAGGATCACAATTCTGTTGTCTATGTAAACTTTGGAAGCATCACTGTTATGACTGCTGACCAGCTTGTGGAGTTTGCATGGGGACTTGCAAACAGTAAACAAACATTTTTGTGGATCATTAGGCCTGATCTTGTCTCTGGCGACTCTGCAATTCTTCCTCCTGAATTTTTGGAGGAAACTAAAGATAGAGGCCTACTAGCAAGCTGGTGCCCTCAGGAACAAGTTCTTAGCCATCCTGCCATTGGAGGATTCTTAACTCATAGCGGATGGAATTCAACTCTCGAGAGCATCTGTAGTGGGGTGCCCATGATTTGTTGGCCGTTTTTCGCCGAACAACAGACCAATTGCTGGTTCTGCTGCACCAAATGGGGCAATGGATTGGAGATAGACAATAATGTTAAGAGGGAAGAGGTTGAGAGCCTAGTGACTGAGTTGATGGTTAGAGAAAAGGGAAAGGACATGAAGAAAAAAGCCTTGGAGTGGAAGAACAAGGCTGAAGAAGCAGCTAAAAGTTCGGGTGGCTCTTCTTACTCCAATTTGGAGAAGGTGGTCCAGGTGCTTCTCTCCAAGTAA
- the LOC113781457 gene encoding 7-deoxyloganetin glucosyltransferase isoform X2 — translation MGSMSLPEKPHAVCIPYPAQGHINPMLKLAKLLHHKGFHITFVNTEFNHKRLLKSRGPDALNGLPDFQFKAIPDGLPPSDVDATQDVPSLCESTTTHCLGPFRDLLAELNDPSSSQVPPVSCIVSDGVMSFTLEAAAELGVPEILFWTPSACGFLGYMHYAKLIEKGLTPLKDASYLSNGYLEQAIDWIPAMKDIRLRDLPSFLRTTNPDDYMTKFVLQETERSKKALAIILNTFEELEDDVINALSAILPPIYAIGPLQFLQKEVKDERLSVLGSNLWKEEPECLEWLDSKDHNSVVYVNFGSITVMTADQLVEFAWGLANSKQTFLWIIRPDLVSGDSAILPPEFLEETKDRGLLASWCPQEQVLSHPAIGGFLTHSGWNSTLESICSGVPMICWPFFAEQQTNCWFCCTKWGNGLEIDNNVKREEVESLVTELMVREKGKDMKKKALEWKNKAEEAAKSSGGSSYSNLEKVVQVLLSK, via the exons ATGGGTTCCATGTCTCTGCCAGAAAAGCCTCATGCTGTTTGTATTCCATATCCAGCACAGGGTCACATAAACCCTATGCTGAAACTAGCCAAGCTCCTTCATCATAAAGGGTTTCATATAACCTTTGTTAACACAGAATTCAACCACAAACGTTTGCTCAAGTCTAGAGGTCCTGATGCCCTCAATGGCTTGCCTGATTTCCAGTTTAAAGCCATTCCTGATGGGCTTCCTCCTTCTGATGTTGATGCCACCCAAGACGTTCCCTCCCTTTGTGAATCCACCACTACTCATTGCTTAGGTCCATTTAGAGATCTCCTTGCAGAACTTAATGATCCCTCCTCATCACAAGTTCCCCCTGTTTCTTGCATAGTTTCTGATGGTGTCATGAGCTTTACTCTTGAAGCTGCCGCAGAACTAGGCGTCCCAGAAATATTGTTTTGGACTCCTAGTGCATGTGGATTCCTGGGTTATATGCACTATGCTAAGCTCATAGAAAAGGGTCTCACACCACTCAAAG ATGCAAGTTACTTGTCAAATGGATACCTTGAGCAAGCTATAGATTGGATTCCCGCGATGAAAGATATACGTCTGAGAGATCTTCCAAGTTTCTTAAGAACTACAAATCCGGATGACTACATGACAAAGTTCGTGTTGCAAGAGACTGAGAGATCCAAGAAGGCTTTAGCTATTATTTTGAACACATTTGAGGAGCTGGAAGATGATGTTATAAACGCTCTGTCTGCCATCCTTCCTCCCATCTACGCCATTGGGCCTCTACAGTTTCTCCAGAAAGAGGTGAAAGACGAGAGGTTATCAGTTTTAGGGTCAAATCTTTGGAAAGAAGAGCCCGAGTGCCTAGAATGGCTTGATTCAAAGGATCACAATTCTGTTGTCTATGTAAACTTTGGAAGCATCACTGTTATGACTGCTGACCAGCTTGTGGAGTTTGCATGGGGACTTGCAAACAGTAAACAAACATTTTTGTGGATCATTAGGCCTGATCTTGTCTCTGGCGACTCTGCAATTCTTCCTCCTGAATTTTTGGAGGAAACTAAAGATAGAGGCCTACTAGCAAGCTGGTGCCCTCAGGAACAAGTTCTTAGCCATCCTGCCATTGGAGGATTCTTAACTCATAGCGGATGGAATTCAACTCTCGAGAGCATCTGTAGTGGGGTGCCCATGATTTGTTGGCCGTTTTTCGCCGAACAACAGACCAATTGCTGGTTCTGCTGCACCAAATGGGGCAATGGATTGGAGATAGACAATAATGTTAAGAGGGAAGAGGTTGAGAGCCTAGTGACTGAGTTGATGGTTAGAGAAAAGGGAAAGGACATGAAGAAAAAAGCCTTGGAGTGGAAGAACAAGGCTGAAGAAGCAGCTAAAAGTTCGGGTGGCTCTTCTTACTCCAATTTGGAGAAGGTGGTCCAGGTGCTTCTCTCCAAGTAA
- the LOC113781457 gene encoding 7-deoxyloganetin glucosyltransferase isoform X3 translates to MGSMSLPEKPHAVCIPYPAQGHINPMLKLAKLLHHKGFHITFVNTEFNHKRLLKSRGPDALNGLPDFQFKAIPDGLPPSDVDATQDVPSLCESTTTHCLGPFRDLLAELNDPSSSQVPPVSCIVSDGVMSFTLEAAAELGVPEILFWTPSACGFLGYMHYAKLIEKGLTPLKDASYLSNGYLEQAIDWIPAMKDIRLRDLPSFLRTTNPDDYMTKFVLQETERSKKALAIILNTFEELEDDVINALSAILPPIYAIGPLQFLQKEVKDERLSVLGSNLWKEEPECLEWLDSKDHNSVVYVNFGSITVMTADQLVEFAWGLANSKQTFLWIIRPDLVSGDSAILPPEFLEETKDRGLLASWCPQEQVLSHPAIGGFLTHSGWNSTLESICSGVPMICWPFFAEQQTNCWFCCTKWGNGLEIDNNLMVREKGKDMKKKALEWKNKAEEAAKSSGGSSYSNLEKVVQVLLSK, encoded by the exons ATGGGTTCCATGTCTCTGCCAGAAAAGCCTCATGCTGTTTGTATTCCATATCCAGCACAGGGTCACATAAACCCTATGCTGAAACTAGCCAAGCTCCTTCATCATAAAGGGTTTCATATAACCTTTGTTAACACAGAATTCAACCACAAACGTTTGCTCAAGTCTAGAGGTCCTGATGCCCTCAATGGCTTGCCTGATTTCCAGTTTAAAGCCATTCCTGATGGGCTTCCTCCTTCTGATGTTGATGCCACCCAAGACGTTCCCTCCCTTTGTGAATCCACCACTACTCATTGCTTAGGTCCATTTAGAGATCTCCTTGCAGAACTTAATGATCCCTCCTCATCACAAGTTCCCCCTGTTTCTTGCATAGTTTCTGATGGTGTCATGAGCTTTACTCTTGAAGCTGCCGCAGAACTAGGCGTCCCAGAAATATTGTTTTGGACTCCTAGTGCATGTGGATTCCTGGGTTATATGCACTATGCTAAGCTCATAGAAAAGGGTCTCACACCACTCAAAG ATGCAAGTTACTTGTCAAATGGATACCTTGAGCAAGCTATAGATTGGATTCCCGCGATGAAAGATATACGTCTGAGAGATCTTCCAAGTTTCTTAAGAACTACAAATCCGGATGACTACATGACAAAGTTCGTGTTGCAAGAGACTGAGAGATCCAAGAAGGCTTTAGCTATTATTTTGAACACATTTGAGGAGCTGGAAGATGATGTTATAAACGCTCTGTCTGCCATCCTTCCTCCCATCTACGCCATTGGGCCTCTACAGTTTCTCCAGAAAGAGGTGAAAGACGAGAGGTTATCAGTTTTAGGGTCAAATCTTTGGAAAGAAGAGCCCGAGTGCCTAGAATGGCTTGATTCAAAGGATCACAATTCTGTTGTCTATGTAAACTTTGGAAGCATCACTGTTATGACTGCTGACCAGCTTGTGGAGTTTGCATGGGGACTTGCAAACAGTAAACAAACATTTTTGTGGATCATTAGGCCTGATCTTGTCTCTGGCGACTCTGCAATTCTTCCTCCTGAATTTTTGGAGGAAACTAAAGATAGAGGCCTACTAGCAAGCTGGTGCCCTCAGGAACAAGTTCTTAGCCATCCTGCCATTGGAGGATTCTTAACTCATAGCGGATGGAATTCAACTCTCGAGAGCATCTGTAGTGGGGTGCCCATGATTTGTTGGCCGTTTTTCGCCGAACAACAGACCAATTGCTGGTTCTGCTGCACCAAATGGGGCAATGGATTGGAGATAGACAATAAT TTGATGGTTAGAGAAAAGGGAAAGGACATGAAGAAAAAAGCCTTGGAGTGGAAGAACAAGGCTGAAGAAGCAGCTAAAAGTTCGGGTGGCTCTTCTTACTCCAATTTGGAGAAGGTGGTCCAGGTGCTTCTCTCCAAGTAA